A single Dasypus novemcinctus isolate mDasNov1 chromosome 4, mDasNov1.1.hap2, whole genome shotgun sequence DNA region contains:
- the U2AF1 gene encoding splicing factor U2AF 35 kDa subunit isoform X2 yields MAEYLASIFGTEKDKVNCSFYFKIGACRHGDRCSRLHNKPTFSQTILIQNIYRNPQNSAQTADGSHCAVSDVEMQEHYDEFFEEVFTEMEEKYGEVEEMNVCDNLGDHLVGNVYVKFRREEDAEKAVIDLNNRWFNGQPIHAELSPVTDFREACCRQYEMGECTRGGFCNFMHLKPISRELRRELYGRRRKKHRSRSRSRERRSRSRDRGRGGGGGGGGGGGGGGGRERDRRRSRDRERSGRF; encoded by the exons ATGGCGGAGTACTTGGCGTCCATCTTCGGCACTGAGAAAGACAA AGTCAACTgttcattttatttcaaaattggaGCATGTCGTCATGGAGACAGATGCTCTCGGTTGCACAATAAACCGACCTTTAgccag ACCATCTTGATTCAAAACATCTATCGTAATCCCCAAAACAGTGCACAGACGGCTGACGGCTCACACT GTGCTGTCAGCGATGTGGAGATGCAGGAGCACTATGATGAGTTTTTTGAG GAGGTTTTTACAGAAATGGAGGAGAAGTATGGCGAAGTGGAGGAGATGAACGTCTGTGATAATCTTGGAGATCATCTCGTCGGGAATGTTTATGTCAAG TTTCGCCGGGaagaagatgcagaaaaggctGTGATTGACTTAAATAACCGTTGGTTTAATGGACAGCCGATTCATGCTGAACTTTCACCTGTGACTGACTTCAGAGAAGCCTGTTGTCGTCAGTATGAAATGGG AGAGTGTACACGAGGTGGCTTCTGTAATTTCATGCACCTGAAGCCCATTTCTAGAGAACTGCGGCGGGAGTTGTACGGGCGACGGCGTAAGAA GCATAGGTCTCGGTCCCGGTCTCGTGAACGTAGATCTCGATCTAGAGACCGTGGACgtggcggtggcggcggcggtggcggcggcggcggtggcggtGGGGGACGGGAGCGTGACAGAAGGCGATCGAGAGATCGGGAAAGATCTGGGCGATTCTGA
- the U2AF1 gene encoding splicing factor U2AF 35 kDa subunit isoform X1, whose protein sequence is MAEYLASIFGTEKDKVNCSFYFKIGACRHGDRCSRLHNKPTFSQTIALLNIYRNPQNSSQSADGLRCAVSDVEMQEHYDEFFEEVFTEMEEKYGEVEEMNVCDNLGDHLVGNVYVKFRREEDAEKAVIDLNNRWFNGQPIHAELSPVTDFREACCRQYEMGECTRGGFCNFMHLKPISRELRRELYGRRRKKHRSRSRSRERRSRSRDRGRGGGGGGGGGGGGGGGRERDRRRSRDRERSGRF, encoded by the exons ATGGCGGAGTACTTGGCGTCCATCTTCGGCACTGAGAAAGACAA AGTCAACTgttcattttatttcaaaattggaGCATGTCGTCATGGAGACAGATGCTCTCGGTTGCACAATAAACCGACCTTTAgccag ACCATTGCCCTCTTGAACATTTACCGTAACCCTCAAAACTCTTCCCAGTCTGCTGACGGTTTGCGCT GTGCTGTCAGCGATGTGGAGATGCAGGAGCACTATGATGAGTTTTTTGAG GAGGTTTTTACAGAAATGGAGGAGAAGTATGGCGAAGTGGAGGAGATGAACGTCTGTGATAATCTTGGAGATCATCTCGTCGGGAATGTTTATGTCAAG TTTCGCCGGGaagaagatgcagaaaaggctGTGATTGACTTAAATAACCGTTGGTTTAATGGACAGCCGATTCATGCTGAACTTTCACCTGTGACTGACTTCAGAGAAGCCTGTTGTCGTCAGTATGAAATGGG AGAGTGTACACGAGGTGGCTTCTGTAATTTCATGCACCTGAAGCCCATTTCTAGAGAACTGCGGCGGGAGTTGTACGGGCGACGGCGTAAGAA GCATAGGTCTCGGTCCCGGTCTCGTGAACGTAGATCTCGATCTAGAGACCGTGGACgtggcggtggcggcggcggtggcggcggcggcggtggcggtGGGGGACGGGAGCGTGACAGAAGGCGATCGAGAGATCGGGAAAGATCTGGGCGATTCTGA